In Candidatus Mycalebacterium zealandia, one DNA window encodes the following:
- a CDS encoding ABC transporter substrate-binding protein — protein sequence MKKRIMKLGHSPDADDAFMFYAMSAGIARSEIAEFEHVIEDIQSLNNRALNSELELTAISARNYLNVKDRYRVMSCGASMGMGFGPVVVSREPMDSVEGKTVAVPGKLTTAYLLLRLYADGFTPVEMPFDAVTNAVKSGETDCALLIHEGQITYADEGLSLVFDIGVLWKKETSLPLPLGLNVIRRDVPPDIAMEALRLHRESIEFALSNKDEALDYAMKFSRGIDRAFAEKFVLMYVNKYTVDMGNEGLAAIELLYEKAFEKELAEEKIVIDPLRE from the coding sequence ATGAAAAAACGGATAATGAAACTGGGGCACAGCCCCGATGCCGATGACGCGTTTATGTTTTACGCAATGTCGGCCGGAATCGCGCGGTCGGAAATCGCCGAATTTGAGCATGTGATTGAAGACATACAATCGCTCAACAACAGGGCTCTCAACAGTGAACTTGAACTGACGGCTATCTCGGCGCGTAACTACCTGAACGTCAAAGACCGCTACCGCGTGATGTCGTGCGGAGCAAGCATGGGAATGGGCTTCGGGCCCGTTGTTGTTTCGCGCGAGCCCATGGATTCGGTGGAGGGCAAAACGGTGGCGGTGCCAGGGAAACTGACAACCGCGTACCTTCTGTTGCGCCTCTACGCGGATGGATTCACACCGGTTGAAATGCCGTTTGACGCCGTTACAAACGCGGTTAAATCCGGCGAAACCGACTGCGCGCTTCTCATACACGAAGGACAGATTACATATGCGGACGAGGGCTTGAGCCTTGTTTTTGACATAGGTGTTTTGTGGAAGAAAGAGACTTCCCTTCCACTTCCTCTGGGCTTGAATGTTATACGCAGAGATGTTCCGCCCGACATCGCCATGGAAGCCCTGCGGCTTCACCGCGAAAGTATAGAATTTGCCCTTTCAAACAAAGATGAGGCGCTTGATTACGCAATGAAATTCTCGCGCGGAATAGACCGCGCCTTTGCTGAAAAATTTGTGCTTATGTATGTCAACAAATACACGGTTGACATGGGCAATGAGGGGCTCGCGGCGATTGAACTGCTTTATGAAAAGGCGTTTGAGAAAGAACTTGCGGAAGAAAAAATCGTTATTGACCCGCTTCGGGAGTAG
- a CDS encoding biotin--[acetyl-CoA-carboxylase] ligase has product MGFSESEKLKITSAVTSCGGEAHFFDRTVSTNSVLREMGRNGVRDGTTVIADTQTGGRGRKERRWVSPTGGNLFMSMLFRPDLSLAVCPATTFMASLALSDTFDGFGMKSEIKWPNDILADGGKIAGVLSEVEPAGDLCDFIVIGIGVNINLSRENIDNLMKDFSDRATSMSEILGHDVDRGEFTSALIKNLFVQNTDLVSKGHNWTVARWAARWGKLNETVKINDDGTEIEGVARKVDAHGFLHLETQDGNLVKIVSGDAE; this is encoded by the coding sequence ATGGGATTTTCCGAAAGCGAAAAATTGAAAATAACCTCAGCTGTCACATCCTGCGGCGGGGAAGCGCACTTTTTTGACCGGACCGTTTCCACAAATTCGGTCTTACGTGAAATGGGGCGGAACGGCGTGCGTGATGGCACAACCGTTATCGCAGACACCCAGACGGGCGGACGCGGACGCAAGGAAAGACGTTGGGTTTCACCCACGGGCGGCAACCTTTTTATGTCAATGCTTTTCCGCCCGGATTTGAGCCTCGCAGTGTGCCCCGCGACAACATTTATGGCGTCTCTCGCGCTGTCAGATACTTTTGACGGCTTCGGAATGAAGTCTGAAATCAAGTGGCCCAACGACATACTCGCAGACGGCGGAAAAATCGCGGGCGTCCTGTCGGAAGTTGAGCCCGCAGGAGACTTGTGCGACTTCATAGTCATCGGCATCGGTGTCAACATCAATCTCTCGCGCGAGAACATTGACAACCTTATGAAAGATTTTTCAGACCGCGCGACTTCAATGTCGGAAATCCTCGGACACGATGTTGACAGAGGCGAATTTACATCGGCGCTTATCAAAAACCTTTTCGTGCAAAACACCGATCTCGTATCAAAAGGACACAACTGGACGGTCGCGCGGTGGGCGGCACGATGGGGGAAACTAAACGAAACCGTGAAAATAAACGATGACGGCACGGAGATTGAAGGGGTGGCGAGAAAGGTTGACGCTCACGGCTTTCTTCATCTTGAAACGCAAGACGGAAACCTTGTAAAAATCGTGTCGGGAGATGCTGAGTGA
- a CDS encoding deoxyguanosinetriphosphate triphosphohydrolase: MTKNKTIREQFQKTEKLVLSPHATLSSESKGRARPEDECSIRNPFQRDRDRIVHSKSFRRMKHKTQVFLSPTNDHYRTRLTHVIEVSQIARTIARALFLNEDLTEAIALGHDLGHTPFGHAGERALNEVVPDGFFHVKQSVRVVECLENNGKGLNLTYEVIDGITKHSKGRGPIDGGGNAPETLEGQVVRISDLIAYANHDIDDALRSEIIKEKDLPHKHIKIIGKNCSERLDRMVRDIVSQTTLKNYEKISISPEIEEAIAGIREYLFNHVYLAGAVNFEAERAVKMVKLLYRYFCDNKSEAEKRGVCPHSPEDSHERAVCDFVASMTDSYAVQIFREIFVPSKWRDGRDA, from the coding sequence ATGACAAAAAACAAAACAATCAGGGAGCAGTTTCAGAAAACGGAAAAACTTGTTCTTTCACCTCACGCGACTTTGAGTTCGGAATCAAAAGGCAGAGCCCGGCCCGAAGACGAATGCTCAATCAGAAACCCTTTCCAGCGCGACAGAGACCGCATTGTTCATTCAAAATCATTCCGCAGAATGAAACATAAAACACAGGTGTTTCTTTCGCCGACAAACGACCATTACAGAACACGGCTGACCCACGTCATAGAGGTTTCGCAGATAGCACGCACGATAGCGCGGGCGCTCTTTCTCAATGAAGACCTGACCGAAGCCATCGCGCTCGGGCACGACCTCGGGCACACCCCTTTCGGGCATGCGGGAGAGAGGGCTCTGAATGAGGTTGTTCCGGACGGCTTTTTCCATGTGAAGCAGAGTGTTCGGGTCGTTGAGTGTCTTGAAAACAACGGCAAGGGACTCAATTTGACATACGAGGTTATTGACGGAATAACAAAACACTCAAAAGGCCGCGGTCCCATAGATGGAGGGGGAAATGCTCCCGAAACGCTTGAGGGGCAGGTGGTGCGGATTTCCGATTTAATTGCCTACGCCAACCACGACATAGATGACGCCTTACGGTCCGAGATTATTAAGGAAAAAGATTTGCCGCACAAACACATCAAGATTATCGGCAAAAACTGCTCTGAACGGCTGGACAGAATGGTGCGCGACATAGTTTCACAGACAACCCTCAAAAACTACGAAAAAATCTCAATCAGCCCGGAGATTGAAGAGGCAATAGCGGGAATAAGGGAATACCTGTTCAACCATGTTTATCTTGCGGGTGCGGTCAATTTTGAAGCGGAAAGAGCCGTTAAAATGGTGAAGTTGCTTTACAGGTATTTCTGCGATAACAAAAGCGAGGCGGAAAAGCGCGGAGTGTGTCCGCACAGCCCCGAAGACTCGCACGAAAGAGCCGTGTGCGATTTTGTTGCCAGCATGACAGACTCCTACGCCGTGCAAATTTTCAGAGAGATTTTCGTCCCCTCAAAATGGCGGGACGGGAGAGACGCTTAA
- a CDS encoding EVE domain-containing protein yields the protein MNYWLVKSEPFKYSWEDFVRDGRTYWDGVRNYQARNNLAAMKAGDLALFYHSNKGLEIVGVAKVVKESCQDPTTDDERWVVVDMEPDSVLEHPVGLKDIKTDPALKEMHIVKQSRLSVTPVLKKHFDILIKKGKNRPL from the coding sequence ATGAATTATTGGCTCGTCAAGTCCGAACCTTTCAAATATTCATGGGAAGATTTTGTGAGGGACGGGCGCACGTATTGGGACGGGGTGCGCAACTATCAGGCACGCAACAACCTTGCGGCGATGAAGGCGGGAGACCTCGCGCTTTTTTATCACAGCAACAAGGGGCTTGAAATTGTCGGGGTCGCGAAGGTGGTCAAAGAGAGTTGTCAGGACCCCACAACCGATGATGAAAGATGGGTTGTGGTTGACATGGAGCCGGACTCCGTTCTTGAACATCCGGTCGGGCTCAAGGATATTAAGACAGACCCCGCGCTCAAAGAGATGCATATTGTAAAACAGAGCAGGCTTTCGGTAACGCCGGTTTTGAAAAAGCATTTTGATATACTGATAAAAAAGGGGAAGAACAGACCTTTGTAA
- the meaB gene encoding methylmalonyl Co-A mutase-associated GTPase MeaB, whose translation MALSTNPEELVKEMLGGGRGALARLISLAEGGRINTIELLSGSKALKATPSVIGITGPPGAGKSTLADKLVEKFRARGTKVGVIAIDPSSPFTGGALLGDRVRMGSHSNDEGVFIRSLGSRGSLGGLSRATGDIIRLMSAFGAGCVLVETVGVGQSELDIAGVADTVVVVLVPESGDSIQTMKAGIMEIGDVFVVNKSDRKNAESLAAEISGTLSIRASRGDWSIPVLLTKATSGKGVSELALQIEKHGDFLRKSGFLEEKRFVRTRKDLMDEVKGILGSLAEDTLKDGASGAGIVSAVLEGGVTIPDGATKIAALITKAGK comes from the coding sequence ATGGCCCTTTCAACAAATCCCGAAGAACTTGTAAAAGAGATGCTTGGCGGCGGCAGAGGCGCTCTCGCCCGCCTGATAAGCCTTGCCGAAGGCGGCAGAATAAACACGATTGAACTTCTCTCGGGAAGCAAAGCCCTGAAAGCCACCCCGTCGGTTATTGGAATAACGGGCCCCCCCGGAGCGGGGAAAAGCACGTTAGCGGACAAACTTGTGGAAAAATTCCGCGCGCGTGGAACAAAGGTCGGCGTTATCGCGATAGATCCCTCCAGCCCGTTCACGGGCGGCGCGCTTCTTGGAGACAGGGTGCGCATGGGCAGCCATTCCAATGACGAAGGGGTTTTTATCAGAAGCCTCGGTTCGCGCGGCTCTCTGGGCGGGCTTTCGCGCGCTACCGGAGACATCATACGGCTTATGAGCGCTTTCGGTGCGGGATGCGTGCTGGTTGAAACCGTTGGTGTGGGGCAGAGTGAGCTTGACATTGCGGGCGTAGCGGACACTGTGGTTGTAGTTCTGGTTCCGGAATCAGGCGACTCAATACAGACTATGAAAGCCGGAATAATGGAGATTGGCGATGTGTTTGTGGTTAACAAATCCGACAGAAAAAACGCCGAATCCCTCGCGGCGGAGATTAGCGGAACTCTCTCCATAAGGGCATCAAGGGGCGACTGGAGCATTCCGGTGCTTTTGACGAAAGCCACTTCGGGCAAAGGCGTGAGCGAACTCGCTTTGCAGATTGAAAAACACGGCGATTTCCTTAGAAAAAGCGGGTTTCTGGAAGAAAAACGGTTCGTGCGAACCAGAAAAGATCTTATGGATGAAGTTAAGGGCATTCTCGGCTCGCTTGCCGAAGACACCTTGAAAGACGGCGCGAGCGGAGCCGGCATTGTTTCCGCCGTTCTGGAGGGCGGGGTCACGATACCGGACGGGGCTACAAAAATAGCCGCTCTTATCACAAAGGCGGGAAAATGA
- a CDS encoding RluA family pseudouridine synthase — MKIEATTVTVPPEFAGKRADSALALILPQSRSRIAALIKLGEILLNGVKFKPSMIFEGGEKVEFRPAPPEPDIALPENIPLDVIFEDNDIAVINKPAGMAIHPGAGRKSATIANALAHRYSNLSKIGGAQRPGIVHRLDKDTSGVIVVAKNDVCHAAIAAQFAGRSVRKEYLAIVLGEIKENSGVFSSKIGRSPSNRKKMSGKNPVKARDSVTEWKTVERLHGWTFMKIKPKTGRTHQIRVHFAEAGHPVACDPLYGGKKSPGASGLSKVLRRQALHAASISFVHPASGEEVSFSVPLPEDMAAAVEFLKAEERK, encoded by the coding sequence ATGAAAATTGAAGCAACAACCGTAACCGTGCCGCCTGAATTTGCCGGAAAAAGAGCGGATTCCGCGCTCGCGCTCATTTTGCCGCAGAGCCGCTCACGCATCGCGGCCCTTATCAAATTGGGCGAAATCCTTCTGAACGGCGTGAAGTTCAAACCTTCGATGATATTTGAGGGCGGAGAAAAAGTGGAGTTCCGCCCCGCCCCGCCCGAGCCGGATATTGCGCTGCCGGAGAACATTCCGCTTGATGTCATCTTTGAGGACAATGACATTGCCGTTATAAACAAACCGGCGGGCATGGCGATTCATCCCGGAGCGGGACGCAAAAGCGCCACAATCGCGAATGCTCTCGCTCACAGATACTCAAACCTCTCAAAAATCGGCGGCGCGCAAAGACCCGGCATAGTCCACCGTCTGGACAAAGACACTTCGGGCGTGATTGTGGTCGCCAAAAATGACGTGTGCCATGCCGCTATTGCGGCTCAGTTTGCCGGTCGCTCGGTGCGCAAGGAATACTTGGCGATTGTGCTCGGAGAGATAAAAGAAAACTCCGGCGTTTTCTCCTCAAAGATAGGAAGAAGCCCGTCCAACAGAAAAAAAATGTCGGGCAAAAATCCCGTAAAAGCGCGCGATTCAGTTACGGAATGGAAGACGGTTGAAAGATTGCACGGATGGACTTTTATGAAAATTAAACCGAAAACCGGCAGAACTCATCAGATAAGAGTTCACTTTGCCGAAGCGGGGCATCCGGTCGCGTGCGACCCGCTTTACGGCGGAAAAAAATCTCCGGGTGCGTCCGGGCTGTCAAAGGTTTTGCGCAGGCAGGCGTTGCACGCGGCGAGCATATCCTTTGTTCATCCGGCATCGGGCGAAGAAGTGAGTTTTTCCGTCCCGCTTCCCGAAGACATGGCTGCCGCGGTGGAGTTTTTGAAGGCGGAAGAGAGAAAGTGA
- the hisA gene encoding 1-(5-phosphoribosyl)-5-[(5-phosphoribosylamino)methylideneamino]imidazole-4-carboxamide isomerase, with protein MVVIPAIDIKEGKCVRLVKGEADSETVFSDDPVSVARRWEDCGAEVIHVVDLDGAFTGAPVNHKLIEEITGAVSCGVQAGGGIRTLETVRMYLSCGIQTVILGTAALEKTDFLKSACSEFPRQIAVALDTRGEMVAVKGWTEDSGMTAASAAAALKDSGVSMVIKTDIDRDGTLSGLDLGRLESFLTACNIPVVASGGVSRPEDIEKLLPFQKSGLRGVIVGRAAYSGGVDIKSAIRRFS; from the coding sequence ATGGTTGTAATTCCCGCCATAGACATCAAAGAAGGTAAGTGTGTTCGCCTTGTGAAGGGAGAAGCGGATTCCGAAACGGTTTTCTCGGACGACCCCGTTTCAGTTGCCCGGCGCTGGGAGGATTGCGGCGCGGAGGTCATACATGTTGTGGACTTGGACGGCGCGTTTACCGGAGCCCCGGTAAATCACAAACTGATAGAGGAAATCACCGGAGCCGTATCGTGCGGGGTTCAGGCGGGAGGCGGGATACGCACGCTTGAGACGGTAAGAATGTATCTTTCGTGCGGCATACAAACGGTCATACTTGGCACCGCCGCACTTGAAAAAACCGATTTTCTCAAAAGCGCGTGCTCGGAATTTCCGAGGCAAATCGCAGTCGCTCTGGACACGCGCGGAGAGATGGTCGCGGTAAAAGGATGGACTGAAGATTCGGGAATGACAGCCGCGAGCGCGGCGGCGGCGCTCAAGGATTCGGGCGTTAGTATGGTGATTAAAACCGATATTGACCGGGACGGCACGCTGAGCGGACTTGACCTCGGACGGCTGGAGAGTTTTCTCACGGCGTGCAACATTCCGGTTGTGGCTTCGGGCGGAGTGTCGCGCCCCGAAGACATAGAAAAACTGTTGCCTTTTCAGAAATCAGGATTGCGCGGCGTCATTGTCGGCAGAGCGGCTTATTCGGGCGGAGTTGACATTAAAAGTGCGATACGGAGGTTTTCCTGA
- a CDS encoding argininosuccinate synthase produces the protein MKQSRKKIVLAYSGGLDTSIIVKWLIAEYNADVIAFIADVGQNENIKAAREKALATGASKVIVANLKEEFARDFVFPALKAGAVYEDSYLLGTSLARPLIARRQIEVALKEKAFAVSHGATGKGNDQVRFELVYHAFAPNMRIIAPWREWDFSSRADLLGFAKKHGIKIPLTKSKPYSCDRNLFHTSYEGGILEDPWVEPDEAMFEMTASAQKAPGKPEYVEIDFVKGAPTRLNGKKLSPANLIMRLNKIAGRHGIGRTDIVENRFVGMKSRGVYETPAGTVLHAAHRSVESITVDREVMRVKDSLALKIAEIIYYGFWYSPEMEALMKTVEQSQKNVTGTARVKLFKGAVSVVGRKSPKSLYSPALATFEKDDIYNQADAGGFITLNALRLKGKRGG, from the coding sequence ATGAAACAATCACGAAAAAAGATCGTGCTTGCCTACTCCGGCGGGCTTGACACTTCAATCATCGTCAAGTGGCTTATCGCCGAATATAACGCCGATGTAATCGCATTTATTGCCGATGTCGGGCAAAACGAAAACATAAAAGCCGCGCGCGAAAAAGCTCTTGCCACAGGCGCGAGCAAGGTAATTGTTGCAAACCTCAAAGAGGAGTTTGCGCGGGATTTCGTTTTCCCCGCGCTCAAAGCGGGGGCGGTTTATGAAGACTCTTATCTGCTTGGAACCTCGCTCGCCCGCCCTCTTATCGCGCGCAGGCAGATAGAGGTCGCGCTCAAAGAAAAAGCGTTCGCCGTTTCCCACGGAGCAACCGGAAAGGGAAACGATCAGGTGCGTTTTGAACTTGTTTATCACGCTTTCGCGCCTAATATGCGCATCATTGCGCCTTGGCGCGAGTGGGATTTTTCATCGCGCGCGGACCTGCTCGGTTTTGCAAAAAAGCATGGAATCAAAATCCCATTAACAAAAAGCAAGCCATACAGTTGCGACAGAAATCTGTTTCACACAAGTTATGAAGGCGGCATTTTGGAAGACCCGTGGGTTGAGCCGGACGAGGCGATGTTTGAAATGACCGCGTCCGCGCAAAAAGCCCCCGGCAAACCCGAATATGTCGAAATAGATTTCGTAAAGGGCGCGCCCACGCGCTTGAACGGCAAAAAACTTTCGCCGGCGAACCTGATTATGCGCCTGAATAAAATCGCGGGCAGGCACGGAATCGGACGCACGGACATTGTTGAAAACCGCTTTGTCGGGATGAAATCGCGCGGAGTTTACGAAACGCCCGCGGGAACCGTTCTCCACGCCGCTCACAGGAGTGTTGAGTCTATCACCGTTGACCGCGAGGTAATGAGGGTTAAGGACTCTCTTGCGCTGAAAATCGCAGAAATTATTTACTACGGGTTCTGGTATTCGCCGGAAATGGAAGCGCTCATGAAAACGGTTGAGCAATCGCAGAAAAACGTAACCGGCACGGCGCGCGTAAAACTGTTCAAAGGCGCGGTTTCGGTTGTGGGAAGGAAGTCGCCGAAGTCTCTTTACAGCCCCGCGCTCGCCACTTTTGAAAAAGATGACATCTATAATCAGGCGGACGCAGGCGGGTTTATAACCCTCAATGCGTTGCGGCTTAAAGGAAAGCGCGGCGGATAA
- a CDS encoding prepilin-type N-terminal cleavage/methylation domain-containing protein, translating into MLSPILLCCSIRCVKNHSERNGRAAFTLVELLIVLIIIGVLAALAIPNFIGTKSAANELSAKKMLQVLGSAELQFAIQDSDGDGIQNYVDKIGDLTQAPSLRCPKSSGRSCGSFDALVDESFEGADSGSGSSAVCEKAKSGYCIKTDFDSQSGSGSADGLYVAGFGWQASPISIGVTGKKDFAIYEDGVIRCEIINYESDRGAAGSFTANRDSEPCP; encoded by the coding sequence ATATTGTCGCCTATTTTATTGTGTTGTAGTATTCGGTGCGTGAAAAACCATAGCGAAAGAAACGGTCGTGCCGCGTTCACGCTTGTTGAGCTTCTAATAGTTCTCATAATCATCGGCGTTCTTGCGGCGCTCGCAATTCCAAACTTCATCGGCACAAAAAGCGCGGCGAATGAGTTGAGCGCGAAAAAAATGCTTCAAGTGCTCGGCTCGGCGGAACTGCAATTCGCCATTCAGGATTCGGACGGAGACGGCATTCAAAACTATGTTGACAAAATCGGCGACCTGACGCAGGCGCCTTCACTGCGTTGCCCCAAAAGTTCGGGACGGAGTTGCGGCTCTTTTGACGCCCTCGTTGATGAATCCTTTGAAGGCGCGGATTCGGGCTCGGGGTCTTCGGCGGTGTGCGAAAAAGCCAAATCCGGATACTGCATAAAAACAGATTTTGACTCTCAAAGCGGTAGCGGCTCGGCGGACGGGCTTTATGTCGCGGGCTTCGGGTGGCAGGCGTCTCCCATAAGCATCGGGGTTACGGGTAAAAAAGACTTCGCCATTTACGAAGACGGGGTAATCAGGTGTGAAATCATTAACTATGAAAGCGACAGGGGCGCGGCGGGGTCTTTCACGGCGAACAGGGATTCAGAACCCTGCCCGTAG
- the hisF gene encoding imidazole glycerol phosphate synthase subunit HisF, with the protein MVAKRIIPCLDVKDGRVVKGVQFVELKDAGDPAECAVRYSEEGADEIAFLDITASHERRKTIIEIVEKTAANIFVPLSVGGGISTSQDVRALLLAGADKVVINTAAVENPEIVEDAAGKFGSQCVVVAIDARHGDGDSWEVFTHGGRKATGKDAVKWAREMEKTGAGEILLTSMDRDGTREGYDIALTKAVCETVSIPVIASGGVGTLEHFVEGARDGGADALLAASVFHYGDLGIMETKRHLALKGVEVRT; encoded by the coding sequence TTGGTCGCCAAACGCATAATTCCGTGTCTTGACGTCAAAGACGGCAGGGTTGTGAAAGGTGTTCAGTTTGTGGAGTTGAAAGACGCCGGAGACCCCGCCGAGTGCGCGGTGCGGTATTCAGAGGAAGGGGCGGACGAAATAGCTTTCCTTGACATAACCGCCTCACACGAGCGCAGAAAAACCATTATTGAAATTGTTGAAAAAACCGCCGCGAATATTTTTGTTCCGCTTTCGGTGGGAGGCGGAATTTCAACATCGCAAGATGTCCGCGCTCTGCTTCTCGCCGGAGCGGACAAGGTCGTCATCAACACCGCCGCGGTTGAGAACCCGGAAATCGTTGAAGACGCCGCGGGAAAATTCGGAAGTCAGTGCGTTGTGGTCGCCATTGACGCGCGGCACGGCGATGGGGATTCGTGGGAGGTTTTTACGCACGGAGGAAGAAAAGCGACCGGAAAAGACGCCGTAAAATGGGCGCGGGAAATGGAAAAAACGGGCGCGGGAGAGATTTTGCTCACCAGCATGGACAGAGACGGCACGCGCGAGGGCTACGACATCGCGCTCACAAAAGCCGTTTGCGAAACCGTTTCAATTCCCGTTATTGCTTCGGGCGGAGTGGGAACGCTTGAACATTTTGTTGAGGGCGCGCGGGACGGCGGCGCGGACGCGCTTCTCGCCGCTTCGGTTTTCCATTACGGGGATTTGGGCATAATGGAAACAAAACGCCATCTCGCTTTAAAAGGGGTGGAGGTAAGAACATGA
- a CDS encoding reverse transcriptase-like protein has product MKTERADDFAVANIDGASKGNPGKSAIGVVITGADGKVISRIKKFIGTKTNNQAEYTALITALRAAANLGKTRLSVKTDSLLLANQMNGLWKVKHPDIAVLFKEAKEAEKLLKEVSISHVRREKNTIADGLANEAIIKYSW; this is encoded by the coding sequence GTGAAGACTGAACGCGCAGATGACTTCGCCGTTGCCAACATAGACGGCGCTTCAAAAGGCAATCCGGGCAAGTCTGCGATAGGGGTCGTAATCACCGGCGCGGACGGAAAAGTAATTTCAAGAATCAAAAAATTTATCGGCACAAAGACCAACAATCAGGCGGAATACACAGCGCTTATAACCGCTTTGCGCGCCGCCGCCAATTTGGGAAAAACGCGCCTGAGCGTTAAAACCGATTCCCTTCTGCTCGCGAATCAGATGAACGGGCTGTGGAAGGTCAAACATCCGGACATCGCCGTGCTTTTCAAAGAGGCAAAAGAGGCGGAAAAACTTCTCAAAGAGGTTTCCATTTCCCATGTCCGCAGGGAGAAAAATACAATCGCGGACGGTCTTGCCAATGAGGCAATCATAAAATATTCTTGGTGA
- a CDS encoding DNA-deoxyinosine glycosylase produces MTVAARSFPPVLPENPRILILGSMPGTRSLQAGEYYAHPQNLFWNIMGEILSFPPSDPYGKRVAALEKNSVALWDTLKFCERRGSLDSNINPASEKVNDVAALLEQNPSVRAVFFNGRKPEQVFKSRIASQMDGRVSGRLHFETLPSTSPANAGVTKKRKTEFWKKSLTRFALADSVTI; encoded by the coding sequence TTGACCGTTGCCGCGAGAAGTTTCCCGCCCGTTCTGCCTGAAAATCCGCGAATTCTCATACTCGGCTCAATGCCCGGCACCCGCTCACTTCAGGCGGGCGAATATTACGCGCACCCTCAAAATCTGTTCTGGAACATAATGGGCGAGATTCTGTCGTTTCCGCCGTCAGACCCATACGGCAAGCGCGTCGCCGCGCTTGAAAAAAACTCGGTCGCGCTTTGGGACACACTCAAATTCTGCGAAAGGCGTGGAAGTTTGGACTCAAACATCAACCCCGCGAGCGAAAAAGTCAACGATGTAGCCGCCTTGTTGGAGCAAAACCCGTCCGTGCGGGCGGTGTTTTTCAACGGACGCAAACCCGAACAGGTTTTCAAATCCCGTATCGCGTCGCAAATGGACGGACGCGTGAGCGGCCGCCTTCACTTTGAAACACTGCCGTCAACAAGCCCCGCAAATGCGGGTGTCACAAAAAAGCGAAAAACCGAGTTTTGGAAAAAATCGCTGACGCGGTTCGCGCTTGCGGATTCCGTTACAATTTAA